Part of the Aciduliprofundum boonei T469 genome is shown below.
AAGCGCCTTGGGCCCTGTGTAAAGAGGATAGGGAGAAATGCGCAACTGCAATAAACATCTCGCTTCAAATAGTGCAAGCTTTGGCCATACTGGGAGCACCTTTCCTTCCATTCACATCAGAGAGAATCTGGAAATTTTTGGGAAACGAGGACTCCATATTCCAGCACAAATATATAGAAGCAATAAAAAATTTGAAGGTGGGTGAGAAATTGAAAAAACCGGAAGTGCTATTTGAAAAAATAAAGAGAGAAGAGGAGAAATATGAGAAATGGGAGCAAATAGACCTTCGAGTGGCAGAAGTTGAAAGCGTTGAAGACCATCCCAATGCCGATAAGCTCTATGTGCTTAGAATAAATTTAGGTGATGAGAAGAGAACATTAATAGCTGGATTGAAGAGATTTTACAAGAAAGAGGAGCTATTGGGCAAAAAGCTCATCATCATAGCCAATTTAGAGCCCGCCAATTTCAGGGGAATTAAATCTGAAGGTATGCTCCTTGCGGGAGAGGATGAGTCCACGGTGGGCTTCTTAACTCCTCAGGGAGATGTGCCTCCTGGCTCAAGAGTACAGGCGAATGGAGTATATTCGAATCCCAAAGGAATACTGAAATTCAAAAAATTCCAGAAAATGAAGATGGAGGTTGTAAACATTGAAAGGGAAAATGGAAAAATAGTGGCTAAGGGAAATAAAGATTACCCACTTGATTTTAAAGTGCCAGAGGAATGGATAGGCAAGCAAGGAGTCATATTCATAGATAAAAAACCGCTTATTCTCCATATTGGCGATGTTCGCATAGCTCCGGTAAAGTATGTCAAACCCGGAGGAAAAATAAGATGAAGGTGGATATGCATACCCACTCCGCATACTCTCCAGACGGAAAGGTTCCAATCAAGGATATGCTTAAAAGAGCAAAAAAAATCGGGCTTGGTGCAATAGCCATAACGGACCATAATGAAATAAAAGGTGCTTTGAAAGCCAAGAAACTTGGAATATTAGAAGTTATAAGAGGTATCGAGGTCTCAACTGCACAAGGGCATGTCCTAGCTTACGGGATAGATTGCAAGATTCAAAGGGATTTAAGCATAGAGGAGACAATTGAAAAAATACACGATTGCGGGGGAATTGCCGTGGCGGCTCATCCATATCGCTTCTGGTCGGGAATTGGAGAGGAAAATGTGAAAAGGCACGATTTTGATGGGATAGAGGTTTTTAATGGAAGGTGCAAAGAAAGTTCGAATCGAAGGGCAAGAAATCTTACCGCTATTCTCCACAAGCCCTTTACGGCAGGAAGTGACGCCCATTTTTTAGATGAGATCGGAAAGGCAGGGATAATAGTTGACGGTGAAAGAGAAGAAGAGATAATAGAGGAAATATTGAAAAAAAATGTTAAAACCTTCGGTAAATCTAGAGGCACATCGGATACAATAAGGTATGTGAAGAAAGCTGTGGGAGAGTGGATAAAAAGGGGATTTAAAAAAATCTAAATCAAGTTTTCAAATCTCCCCTTAATTTGCTCTATTTCATCATAAACATCCCTATCTGCAAGAACTGCGAGGACACCTTTTTTACCTACCGATGTTATTATGAGATTTTTTCCATCATCTAAATGCACAACAACTTTTTTTAAAGCACCCATACCCATCGTGGCAGTTTCAGCAGCACCCAATATTATTGCACTCATAGCAGAAAAGGTATCTCCTCCATCAAAACTATCTCCCTCTATAAACATACCTGTCCTACTTATAAGTGCAACTTTCTCAACCCCCTCAATCCCCCCGATACTATCCAAAGCATCTCTTATTGTATCAGACATCAAATTTAGAATAGTTTTTGCAAATATAAATATTTTGCTGAAAAATTTAGAAAATGAGAATCTCAAACTTAATATACATTAGAAAGTTTAAGGTGCCACGATGAAAAAATTTAGTGCAATTGTGTATATAGTCATAATTGCCATATCCATCCCATTGTACCTACTCATGCTCCACAATTTAAGTTCTATACTCATTCTTATCACAAATTTCATAGTTGGGATCTATCTCCTCGTTAAAGGTAGTGATTATTTTGTTGAAGGAGCTGCCAGCATAGCGGCTCATAAAAAAATCAGCCAGCATACAATAGGCTTAACTCTTGTAGCTTTAGCCACATCCCTTCCAGAATTTGCAGTATCTACAATTGCATCCGCCTCAAACCATCCTGTAACTGCCTGGGGAAATGCTGTAGGAAGTAATATTGCAAACATAGGCCTAGTTTTAGGTATCGCGGCAGTTCTAATGCCATTATCTCTTTCAAAGCATGTGAAAAAGGATGCTGCAATTTTAGTAACCGTTACAGGAATATTAATTTTAATTGCACTTATAACAAGGGAGATCGCATGGTGGGCAGGATTGTTATTCATAGGTATTTATGGGGCATATCTTTGGGAGATTAGAAAGAGAGAGGAAGATGTAGAAAGTGTGCCCATTGAGCATTCTTGGCTCTGGTCCTGGATATACACCATATTCGGAGCAATAGGAATTGTTTGGGGCGCTAAGGTTGTGGTAGAATCCGCAGTAAATTTAGCAATAGTTTTACACATACCGGAGATAATCATAGCAATTACTGCAATAGCAATAGGAACCTCGCTTCCAGAGATGGCCACAAGCGTAACAGCTGCTCTAAAGAAGAAATACGGCATTGCTGTAGGAAATGTAATAGGTAG
Proteins encoded:
- a CDS encoding roadblock/LC7 domain-containing protein; this encodes MSDTIRDALDSIGGIEGVEKVALISRTGMFIEGDSFDGGDTFSAMSAIILGAAETATMGMGALKKVVVHLDDGKNLIITSVGKKGVLAVLADRDVYDEIEQIKGRFENLI
- a CDS encoding PHP domain-containing protein, yielding MKVDMHTHSAYSPDGKVPIKDMLKRAKKIGLGAIAITDHNEIKGALKAKKLGILEVIRGIEVSTAQGHVLAYGIDCKIQRDLSIEETIEKIHDCGGIAVAAHPYRFWSGIGEENVKRHDFDGIEVFNGRCKESSNRRARNLTAILHKPFTAGSDAHFLDEIGKAGIIVDGEREEEIIEEILKKNVKTFGKSRGTSDTIRYVKKAVGEWIKRGFKKI
- a CDS encoding calcium/sodium antiporter, producing the protein MKKFSAIVYIVIIAISIPLYLLMLHNLSSILILITNFIVGIYLLVKGSDYFVEGAASIAAHKKISQHTIGLTLVALATSLPEFAVSTIASASNHPVTAWGNAVGSNIANIGLVLGIAAVLMPLSLSKHVKKDAAILVTVTGILILIALITREIAWWAGLLFIGIYGAYLWEIRKREEDVESVPIEHSWLWSWIYTIFGAIGIVWGAKVVVESAVNLAIVLHIPEIIIAITAIAIGTSLPEMATSVTAALKKKYGIAVGNVIGSNIFNTLIVLGGASLFNPIKVPMNDIVFNSTFLGIFTVAAALMCIKKKIRRFEGFALILLYIIFFVFLLYYS